In one window of Sphingomonas sp. BGYR3 DNA:
- a CDS encoding acyl-CoA dehydrogenase C-terminal domain-containing protein, with protein MPSYVPPVRDTRFVLNSVIGLDRYTNLPGFTAATGDVVDAVLEEGGKFVAEVLFPLNLSGDQQGCTRHPDGSVTTPDGFKEAYAQFTTSGWSTLSAPEEFGGQGMPHVVATAFEEYMISANMAFAMYPGLTHGAIAALLAKGSDEQKAKYVPKMVSGEWGGTMNLTEPHCGTDLGLIKTRATPNADGSYAITGTKIFISSGEHDLTSNIIHLVLAKTPGAPDSSKGISLFVVPKFLVNDDGSLGARNGVTCGSIEHKMGIHANSTCVMNYDGATGWLVGEEMKGLAAMFIMMNAARLGVGLQGLGVAETAYQNAANYARDRRQGRALTGAAEPGEKADTLFVHPDVRRMLMEAKALTEGLRALCLWGALQVDLAHKAATEEERQQADDIISLLTPVIKGYGTDKGYDIATNAQQVYGGHGYIAEWGMEQYVRDARIAMIYEGTNGVQAMDLVGRKLAQNGGRAVQAFFKVVTEEIAAAKGVPATADFAGHLEKALGQLQAATMWFVANGMKDPNQVGAGAHHYMHIMGIVAVGMMWLRMAKAAAELLEAGDSGADVDRAFLEAKLVTARFYAERIMPDAGALRRKIEGGAESLMALPPEMFLAA; from the coding sequence ATGCCCAGCTATGTTCCGCCCGTGCGCGACACGCGTTTCGTGCTCAATTCGGTGATCGGGCTCGACCGCTACACCAACCTTCCCGGCTTCACCGCCGCGACCGGCGATGTCGTCGACGCGGTGCTCGAAGAAGGCGGCAAGTTCGTTGCCGAGGTCCTCTTCCCCCTCAACCTGTCCGGCGATCAACAGGGCTGCACCCGCCACCCGGACGGCAGCGTCACGACCCCCGACGGCTTCAAGGAAGCGTACGCCCAGTTCACGACAAGCGGCTGGTCCACCCTCTCCGCGCCAGAGGAGTTTGGAGGACAGGGTATGCCCCATGTCGTCGCCACCGCGTTCGAGGAGTACATGATCTCCGCCAACATGGCCTTTGCCATGTACCCCGGCCTGACCCACGGCGCGATCGCCGCCCTGCTGGCCAAGGGGTCGGACGAGCAAAAGGCGAAATACGTGCCCAAAATGGTGTCCGGCGAATGGGGCGGCACCATGAACCTGACGGAGCCGCATTGCGGCACCGACCTCGGCCTCATCAAGACCCGCGCCACGCCCAACGCCGATGGCAGCTATGCGATCACCGGGACCAAGATCTTCATCTCGTCGGGCGAACATGACCTGACCAGCAACATCATCCACCTCGTCCTGGCGAAAACCCCTGGCGCACCGGACAGTTCAAAGGGGATCAGCCTGTTCGTCGTCCCCAAATTCCTGGTGAACGACGACGGCTCGCTCGGCGCGCGCAACGGCGTCACCTGCGGCTCCATCGAGCACAAGATGGGCATCCACGCCAATTCCACCTGCGTCATGAACTATGACGGCGCGACCGGCTGGCTGGTGGGCGAGGAGATGAAGGGCCTGGCCGCCATGTTCATCATGATGAACGCCGCCCGCCTGGGCGTGGGGCTTCAGGGGCTGGGCGTCGCCGAAACCGCCTATCAGAACGCGGCCAACTACGCCCGCGACCGGCGTCAGGGCCGCGCGCTCACCGGCGCGGCAGAGCCGGGGGAAAAGGCTGACACCCTGTTCGTCCATCCCGATGTCCGCCGCATGTTGATGGAGGCAAAGGCCCTGACAGAGGGGCTTCGCGCCCTGTGCCTGTGGGGCGCGCTTCAGGTCGATCTGGCGCACAAGGCCGCGACGGAGGAGGAGCGGCAACAGGCCGATGACATCATCAGCCTGCTGACCCCGGTCATCAAGGGCTATGGCACCGACAAGGGCTATGACATCGCCACCAACGCGCAACAGGTCTATGGCGGCCATGGCTACATCGCCGAATGGGGCATGGAACAATATGTCCGCGACGCCCGCATCGCCATGATCTATGAAGGCACCAACGGGGTTCAGGCGATGGACCTTGTCGGGCGCAAGCTCGCGCAGAATGGCGGCCGCGCCGTTCAGGCCTTCTTCAAGGTGGTGACAGAGGAAATCGCGGCGGCAAAGGGCGTGCCCGCCACCGCCGATTTCGCCGGCCATCTGGAAAAGGCGCTGGGCCAGCTACAGGCAGCGACCATGTGGTTCGTGGCAAACGGGATGAAGGACCCGAACCAGGTCGGCGCCGGCGCGCATCATTACATGCACATCATGGGCATCGTCGCGGTCGGCATGATGTGGCTGCGCATGGCAAAGGCAGCGGCAGAGCTGCTGGAGGCCGGGGATAGCGGCGCCGACGTGGACCGCGCCTTCCTCGAAGCCAAGCTGGTCACCGCCCGCTTCTACGCCGAACGTATCATGCCGGATGCAGGCGCACTGCGGCGAAAGATCGAGGGCGGCGCCGAAAGCCTGATGGCCCTGCCGCCGGAGATGTTCCTGGCCGCATAA
- a CDS encoding Gfo/Idh/MocA family oxidoreductase, with protein sequence MAIDRRTLIAGGLGAAAVLTPAGQALAQDRRRRASPNDRLQVGLIGCKGMGWANLNAMVRGGDVTPVALCDVDAGVLTGRGAELAKSAGRTPALYDDYRRMLDDRNVDAVIIATPDHWHALQLIDAMSAGKDAYCEKPLGNSIAECRAMVAAKQRHGRVVQVGQWQRSNRHWADAIAHVHAGGIGRVRKVKAWAYMGWMKRVAPQPDQAAPAGVNYDRWLGPAPLRPFNPNRFHFSWRWYWDYAGGLMTDWGVHLMDIALLGMKAQAPQSVSALGGAYGYPDSAMETPDTQTAIFDFGGFSVEWEHAVGISRGPYDGHDHGVAFVGETGTLVVDRSKWWVSPERRDGKDLTPAVPVTNASDNGLDRHTADFVACVKDRSRTPACPIESAANTAIVCQMGNVAWRTGRKVHWDAAAGSFKDDAQANALITPAYRAPYRLPV encoded by the coding sequence ATGGCCATTGACCGGCGCACGCTGATTGCGGGCGGCCTTGGCGCTGCTGCGGTGCTGACCCCCGCCGGACAGGCGCTGGCGCAGGATCGCCGCCGCCGCGCCTCGCCCAACGACCGGCTTCAGGTCGGCCTGATCGGGTGCAAGGGGATGGGCTGGGCCAATCTCAATGCGATGGTCAGGGGCGGGGACGTGACGCCCGTTGCGCTGTGCGATGTCGATGCCGGCGTGCTGACCGGGCGCGGGGCGGAACTGGCGAAATCCGCGGGCCGCACCCCTGCGCTCTATGACGACTATCGCCGGATGCTGGATGACCGGAATGTCGATGCGGTGATCATCGCCACCCCCGATCACTGGCACGCCCTGCAACTGATCGACGCCATGTCCGCGGGAAAGGACGCCTATTGCGAAAAGCCGCTGGGCAATTCCATCGCCGAATGCCGCGCCATGGTCGCCGCGAAACAGCGCCACGGCCGCGTGGTTCAGGTGGGTCAGTGGCAACGCAGCAACCGCCACTGGGCCGATGCCATCGCCCATGTCCATGCCGGCGGCATCGGCCGCGTGCGAAAGGTAAAGGCATGGGCCTATATGGGCTGGATGAAACGGGTCGCCCCGCAACCGGATCAGGCCGCACCCGCTGGCGTGAATTACGACCGCTGGCTCGGCCCTGCGCCGCTCCGGCCGTTCAATCCCAACCGCTTTCATTTCAGCTGGCGGTGGTACTGGGATTATGCCGGCGGCCTGATGACCGACTGGGGTGTCCACCTGATGGACATCGCGTTGCTGGGGATGAAGGCACAGGCCCCGCAATCGGTCAGCGCGCTGGGCGGAGCCTATGGCTATCCCGATTCGGCCATGGAAACCCCGGATACGCAGACCGCGATCTTCGATTTCGGGGGCTTTTCGGTGGAATGGGAACACGCCGTCGGGATCAGCCGCGGGCCCTATGACGGGCACGACCATGGCGTCGCCTTTGTCGGGGAAACCGGAACGCTGGTTGTAGATCGCAGCAAATGGTGGGTCTCCCCCGAACGCCGCGATGGAAAGGATCTGACCCCCGCGGTGCCCGTCACCAACGCCTCCGACAACGGCCTTGATCGCCACACCGCGGATTTCGTCGCCTGCGTCAAGGATCGCAGCCGTACTCCCGCCTGTCCTATCGAAAGCGCGGCCAACACCGCCATCGTCTGTCAAATGGGCAATGTCGCCTGGCGCACCGGGCGAAAAGTGCACTGGGACGCCGCCGCCGGCTCGTTCAAGGACGATGCACAGGCAAACGCCCTGATCACTCCCGCCTACCGCGCTCCCTATCGACTGCCGGTATAG
- a CDS encoding PH domain-containing protein gives MNPLPIVPLDPLERGQITVMRVDALMMIVPALFGACALDWFAFDRLRDAIGFPPFGLLPGLILLYGLYSVTLGAPRRWRLWGHAFTGGELHVASGWLIRSHTIVPVSRVQHIDVTQGPIERACGVATLVLHTAGTDDSEVALPGITRDRAEGIRDAIRQSIGSAA, from the coding sequence ATGAACCCGCTGCCGATCGTTCCGCTCGACCCGCTTGAACGCGGACAGATCACCGTGATGCGCGTGGATGCGCTGATGATGATCGTCCCCGCACTGTTTGGTGCCTGCGCGCTGGACTGGTTCGCCTTTGACCGGCTGCGCGATGCCATCGGATTTCCGCCCTTCGGCCTGCTGCCGGGGCTGATCCTGCTCTATGGCCTCTATTCGGTCACGCTGGGTGCACCCCGCCGCTGGCGGCTGTGGGGCCATGCCTTTACCGGGGGGGAACTGCACGTCGCCAGCGGCTGGCTGATCCGGTCGCACACCATCGTCCCGGTATCGCGGGTTCAGCATATCGACGTCACCCAGGGGCCGATTGAACGGGCCTGCGGCGTCGCAACGCTGGTGCTGCACACCGCCGGAACGGACGACAGCGAAGTCGCGCTGCCCGGCATCACCCGCGACCGGGCAGAGGGGATCCGCGACGCCATCCGCCAGAGCATCGGGTCCGCTGCGTGA
- a CDS encoding PH domain-containing protein, translating to MTDAPRRTHPATILIRALKDLPQTLIGIPALYAALSKAGTGLVLFVPLVMLTIIGLIAWAKWRAFTYQLGDGELVIADGLLNKSRRSIPLERIQDVSIERRPLARLLGLALVRIETGGGDKNEGVLDSVSLDEAARLRALLRRGPSVADRSIADGDAEPADLPDSAPVFAMSLRRVLTLGLFRFSLVWIAAIFAGLQFLDNFVDFGDVNYKDVIRQGEQQVRQAASIGLIIGFVVLALLVGMLSGVIRTLLRQYDFRLTAADGRFRRVRGLTTRTEVVIANRRVQLAVIRKGAITGRLGWQSLSFQMLGGSDDPSGLQDMAPLARPAEIAAILAVAELPQWDDAGLQSVAPAHGVRAAISLTSLPLISMAGLIAVQPRWWPVLFLLAVPLVIGWVQRRFHRYSLDDGVVRITRGAIVRRHCILPVAGMQTAAVVRGPIQRMLGLASVRFDTAGAGRTGGAAIHDLTSADAHALVTRISAALAAA from the coding sequence GTGACGGATGCACCCCGCCGGACGCATCCGGCGACGATCCTGATCCGGGCGCTGAAGGATCTGCCGCAAACGCTCATCGGTATCCCGGCACTCTATGCCGCGCTGTCAAAGGCCGGGACAGGCCTCGTCCTGTTCGTCCCGCTGGTGATGCTGACGATCATCGGTCTGATCGCTTGGGCCAAATGGCGTGCGTTCACCTATCAGCTGGGCGATGGCGAATTGGTCATCGCCGATGGCCTCCTCAACAAAAGCCGCCGTTCGATCCCGCTGGAGCGGATTCAGGACGTATCGATCGAACGCCGCCCGCTGGCCCGCTTGCTCGGCCTGGCGCTGGTCCGCATCGAAACGGGCGGGGGCGACAAGAATGAGGGCGTCCTGGACAGCGTCTCGCTGGACGAGGCCGCCCGCCTGCGCGCCCTGTTGCGTCGCGGTCCGTCGGTCGCGGATCGGTCAATCGCGGATGGTGATGCAGAACCGGCCGATCTGCCGGACTCTGCCCCCGTCTTTGCCATGTCGCTGCGCCGCGTCCTCACCCTGGGGCTGTTTCGCTTCTCGCTGGTCTGGATCGCTGCGATTTTTGCGGGGCTTCAGTTTCTCGACAACTTCGTCGATTTCGGAGACGTCAATTACAAGGACGTGATCCGGCAGGGGGAGCAACAGGTCCGCCAGGCTGCATCGATTGGGCTGATCATCGGCTTTGTCGTGTTGGCCTTGCTAGTCGGAATGCTCAGTGGCGTGATCCGCACGCTGCTGCGCCAATATGACTTCCGCCTCACCGCTGCCGATGGCCGCTTCCGGCGGGTCCGGGGCCTGACGACCCGGACAGAGGTCGTCATTGCCAATCGCCGGGTCCAGCTGGCGGTCATCCGCAAGGGCGCGATCACCGGCCGCCTCGGCTGGCAATCGCTGAGTTTTCAGATGCTGGGCGGCAGCGATGATCCAAGCGGGCTTCAGGACATGGCGCCGCTCGCCCGTCCGGCAGAGATTGCCGCGATCCTGGCTGTGGCCGAGCTGCCGCAATGGGATGATGCCGGCCTGCAGTCCGTTGCGCCGGCGCATGGCGTGCGCGCCGCGATCAGTCTGACCAGCCTGCCGCTGATCAGCATGGCCGGGCTGATTGCCGTACAGCCACGGTGGTGGCCCGTGCTGTTCCTGCTGGCGGTCCCGCTGGTCATTGGATGGGTGCAGCGGCGCTTTCACCGTTACAGCCTTGATGATGGCGTGGTGCGGATCACGCGGGGTGCGATCGTTCGGCGTCACTGCATCCTGCCCGTTGCCGGTATGCAGACAGCGGCGGTGGTACGCGGGCCGATCCAGCGGATGCTCGGTCTGGCCAGCGTCCGATTTGATACTGCCGGTGCCGGGCGGACGGGCGGAGCGGCGATCCACGACCTGACATCAGCGGATGCCCATGCGCTGGTGACCCGGATCAGCGCGGCGCTGGCGGCGGCGTAG
- a CDS encoding cell wall hydrolase yields MTSVSSVSSRLTVAALALGLSLIGAPLALVLLVPAPAPASARARPATGAARIVPPTLLPSVDPVVFRTVEAAEALRINAAIPFSTAPNPRAAPFRFSGSPADLERAQACLAAAMLYEAGDDREAEQSVGQVVLNRVRHPAFPDSVCGVVFQGSERATGCQFTFTCDGAFARRFSDDAWRRALGLAGAALAGAVYAPVGHATHYHTNWVVPYWSSSLDKIVEVKTHLFFRWTGWWGTPPAFRKRRSGVEPVIPQLAERFPVHASGTDAALTEAVSGAVAAIPDALLPRPVEAEPNSFVTAIDRRLPAEELPQLAARACGDRPYCKFLGWTDPAAVPVPGKAGSLVDSPALATMSFSYLRDRSRGFEKALWNCDEFLRPNASDCMLRRPAPRPKPALPVNPGPDPAATPPPAPR; encoded by the coding sequence ATGACCTCAGTTTCCAGCGTATCCAGCCGCCTGACCGTGGCCGCACTGGCATTGGGGCTGTCGCTGATCGGGGCTCCGCTGGCCTTGGTGCTGCTGGTGCCCGCCCCCGCGCCGGCTTCGGCGCGCGCTCGGCCAGCGACGGGCGCCGCCCGCATCGTGCCCCCCACCCTGCTGCCATCGGTCGATCCGGTCGTCTTTCGGACGGTGGAGGCGGCAGAGGCGCTGCGCATCAACGCCGCCATTCCGTTTTCCACCGCACCCAACCCCCGCGCCGCCCCCTTCCGCTTTTCCGGATCGCCAGCGGACCTTGAGCGCGCACAAGCCTGTCTGGCCGCCGCCATGCTGTACGAGGCAGGGGATGACCGGGAGGCGGAACAGTCGGTGGGTCAGGTCGTGCTGAACCGGGTCCGCCACCCCGCCTTTCCCGACAGCGTCTGCGGCGTCGTATTTCAGGGCTCCGAACGCGCCACCGGTTGCCAGTTCACCTTTACCTGCGACGGCGCATTCGCCCGCCGGTTCAGCGACGACGCATGGCGGCGCGCACTCGGCCTTGCAGGGGCGGCTCTGGCAGGCGCGGTCTATGCCCCGGTCGGCCACGCCACGCACTATCACACCAACTGGGTCGTCCCCTACTGGTCGTCCAGTCTGGACAAGATCGTGGAGGTTAAAACCCATCTGTTCTTTCGCTGGACCGGCTGGTGGGGCACGCCGCCCGCCTTCCGCAAGCGCCGCAGCGGCGTGGAGCCGGTGATCCCGCAACTGGCGGAACGCTTTCCGGTCCATGCCAGCGGCACGGATGCGGCGCTGACCGAAGCGGTGTCAGGCGCGGTCGCGGCGATCCCGGATGCGCTGCTGCCGCGCCCGGTCGAGGCCGAGCCGAACAGTTTTGTCACCGCCATCGACCGCCGCCTGCCAGCCGAGGAGCTGCCGCAACTGGCGGCGCGGGCGTGTGGCGATCGGCCCTATTGCAAGTTCCTCGGCTGGACGGATCCCGCTGCCGTTCCGGTACCGGGCAAGGCGGGATCGCTGGTCGATTCCCCGGCGCTGGCGACCATGTCGTTCAGCTATCTGCGCGATCGCAGCCGGGGGTTTGAAAAGGCGCTGTGGAACTGTGACGAGTTTCTGCGCCCCAATGCTTCCGACTGTATGCTGCGGCGACCGGCACCACGCCCGAAACCTGCCCTGCCGGTCAACCCCGGCCCGGACCCAGCCGCTACGCCGCCGCCAGCGCCGCGCTGA
- the cysK gene encoding cysteine synthase A: MKAQSILETIGNTPHVRVSRLFPDAEVWIKSERSNPGGSIKDRIALAMIEAAEASGRLQPGGTIIEPTSGNTGVGLAMVAAVKGYKLILVMPESMSLERRRLMLAYGATFDLTPREKGMKGAIARAEELAAETPGAWIPQQFENPANIDVHVRTTSQEILADFADAPLDAIITGVGTGGHITGVAETLKQHWPNLKVYAVEPAASPVISGGQPAPHPIQGIGAGFIPGNLHTQSIDGVVTVDAADAKEMARKAARTEGMLVGISSGATLAAIAQKLPELPAGSRILGFNYDTGERYLSVPDFLPE; the protein is encoded by the coding sequence ATGAAGGCTCAATCGATCCTCGAAACCATCGGCAACACGCCCCATGTCCGCGTATCGCGCCTGTTCCCGGATGCCGAGGTGTGGATCAAGTCCGAACGCTCGAACCCCGGCGGCTCGATCAAGGACCGGATCGCGCTGGCGATGATCGAGGCCGCAGAGGCATCCGGCAGGCTGCAGCCCGGCGGCACGATCATCGAACCGACCAGCGGGAACACTGGCGTCGGCCTGGCGATGGTCGCGGCGGTCAAGGGGTACAAGCTGATCCTCGTCATGCCCGAAAGCATGAGCCTTGAGCGCCGCCGGCTGATGCTCGCCTATGGCGCGACGTTCGACCTGACGCCCCGGGAAAAGGGGATGAAGGGCGCGATCGCCCGTGCCGAGGAACTGGCCGCCGAAACGCCCGGCGCCTGGATCCCGCAACAGTTCGAAAACCCTGCGAACATCGATGTCCATGTCCGCACCACGTCTCAGGAAATCCTGGCCGACTTCGCCGATGCGCCGCTGGACGCGATCATCACGGGTGTCGGCACCGGCGGGCACATCACGGGCGTTGCCGAAACGCTGAAGCAGCATTGGCCGAACCTCAAGGTCTATGCCGTCGAGCCTGCCGCCTCTCCGGTGATTTCGGGCGGCCAGCCAGCGCCCCATCCCATTCAGGGGATCGGCGCCGGCTTCATCCCCGGCAACCTGCATACCCAGTCGATCGACGGGGTGGTCACGGTGGACGCCGCGGACGCCAAGGAAATGGCTCGCAAGGCTGCCCGGACCGAAGGGATGCTGGTGGGGATCAGCTCCGGCGCAACGCTGGCCGCGATCGCGCAAAAGCTTCCCGAACTGCCCGCCGGATCACGCATCCTCGGCTTCAATTACGACACCGGCGAACGCTATCTGTCGGTCCCTGATTTTTTGCCGGAATGA
- a CDS encoding MFS transporter has protein sequence MSKPPHPFTLHNFRAYWLARLSGTLAQMAMVIVIGWQVYDIARQTMGVKESAFYLGLIGVAQFLPLLVLSLVAGWVADRVDRRLIARAALLLEAGCAAALAWMTWSGIIALPALFTIAALLGVARAFAGPSLSALAPNLVPAAVLPTAIAMSSVSWQTGAVLGPALGGYLYAANPALPYAVSAALFAFSVAMLSLVRPINAQGKPSGGNPWQQMVEGLTYVRRNRLVFGAISLDLFAVLFGGVTALLPVYARDILMVGSEGLGHLRGAPSLGAVLVAIGFSIRPLRNNVGQRMLWAVAVFGAMTALFGLAGPIFYWAMGPAAIGHDYAPGVALSLLALVVLGAADMISVYVRSSLIQLSTPDAMRGRVGAVSTLFISGSNELGEARAGFFAAVIGPVAATAVGGVLAVAITGLWAYIFPELRRARNFETVKTLEFPPVEPPKEKAQ, from the coding sequence ATGTCAAAGCCGCCGCATCCCTTCACCCTCCACAATTTCCGCGCCTATTGGCTGGCCCGCCTGTCGGGCACGCTGGCGCAGATGGCGATGGTCATCGTGATCGGCTGGCAGGTCTATGACATCGCCCGTCAGACGATGGGGGTAAAGGAAAGCGCCTTTTACCTCGGCCTGATCGGCGTCGCACAGTTCCTGCCGCTGCTGGTCCTGTCGCTGGTCGCCGGCTGGGTGGCGGACCGGGTGGACCGGCGACTGATCGCCCGCGCTGCACTTCTGCTGGAGGCGGGATGCGCCGCCGCACTTGCCTGGATGACCTGGTCGGGGATCATTGCGCTGCCCGCGCTGTTCACCATCGCCGCCCTGCTGGGTGTCGCCCGCGCCTTTGCCGGACCGTCGCTCAGTGCGCTTGCCCCCAATCTGGTGCCCGCCGCGGTGCTGCCCACCGCCATCGCGATGAGTTCGGTGTCATGGCAGACCGGCGCCGTCCTCGGCCCGGCGCTGGGCGGTTATCTCTATGCCGCCAATCCCGCCCTGCCCTATGCCGTCTCCGCCGCCCTGTTCGCCTTTTCGGTTGCGATGCTCAGCCTCGTTCGTCCGATCAACGCCCAGGGCAAGCCGTCTGGCGGCAATCCCTGGCAACAGATGGTCGAGGGGCTGACCTATGTCCGGCGCAACCGGCTGGTGTTCGGCGCGATCTCGCTCGATCTGTTCGCGGTGCTGTTTGGCGGGGTCACCGCGCTGCTGCCGGTCTATGCCCGCGATATCCTGATGGTGGGGTCGGAGGGGCTGGGCCATCTGCGCGGTGCGCCCTCGCTGGGTGCGGTGCTCGTCGCCATCGGCTTTTCGATCCGGCCCCTGCGCAACAATGTAGGGCAGCGGATGCTGTGGGCGGTGGCCGTTTTCGGCGCGATGACCGCATTGTTCGGTCTGGCCGGACCGATCTTCTACTGGGCGATGGGGCCTGCCGCGATCGGGCATGATTATGCCCCCGGCGTTGCGCTGTCGCTGCTGGCGCTGGTCGTGCTGGGCGCGGCCGACATGATCTCGGTCTATGTCCGCTCCTCGCTGATCCAGCTGTCGACGCCGGATGCGATGCGCGGCCGGGTGGGCGCGGTCTCCACCCTGTTCATTTCCGGATCGAACGAACTGGGCGAAGCGCGGGCCGGATTCTTCGCCGCCGTCATCGGCCCGGTTGCCGCAACCGCCGTTGGCGGCGTGCTGGCGGTGGCGATCACAGGTTTATGGGCCTATATCTTTCCTGAATTGCGCCGGGCACGGAACTTCGAGACGGTCAAAACGCTGGAATTTCCGCCCGTCGAACCGCCAAAGGAGAAGGCCCAATGA